A genomic region of Glycine max cultivar Williams 82 chromosome 15, Glycine_max_v4.0, whole genome shotgun sequence contains the following coding sequences:
- the SNAP-1 gene encoding nucleosome assembly protein 1 (The RefSeq protein has 1 substitution compared to this genomic sequence) gives MTNDNIAVTDLTSALNEENRADLVNALKSKIQSLAGAHSDVLETLSPNVRKRVESLREIQGKHDELEADFLKEREALEAKYQKLYQPLYTKRYEIVNGVTEVEGAANESTDESEENKEKGVPSFWLNAMENNDVLAEEISERDEGALKFLKDIKWSRIENPKGFKLDFFFDTNPYFSNTVLTKTYHMIDEDEPILEKAIGTEIEWYPGKCLTQKVLKKKPKKGSKNAKPITKTESCESFFNFFKPPEVPEDDADIDEDLAEELQNQMEQDYDIGSTLRDKIIPHAVSWFTGEAAQGDEFEDLEDDEDEEEDEDEDEDEEDDEDEDDEEEDDTKTKKKKSGKAQAGDGDGERPPECKQQ, from the exons ATGACCAACGACAACATCGCCGTGACAGATCTCACTTCTG CCCTCAATGAAGAGAATCGCGCCGACCTAGTCAATGCTCTCAAG AGCAAGATTCAGAGTCTGGCTGGGGCGCATTCTGATGTTCTAGAGACTCTATCCCCGAATGTCAGGAAGCGTGTTGAATCTCTTAGAGAAATTCAG GGTAAACATGATGAACTAGAGGCAGACTTCTTGAAGGAGAGAGAAGCTCTTGAAGCAAAGTACCAAAAACTGTATCAGCCATTGTACACAAAG CGCTATGAAATTGTAAATGGTGTTACTGAAGTGGAAGGGGCAGCAAATGAATCAACAGATGAATCAGAAGAGAATAAAG AGAAAGGAGTGCCTTCTTTTTGGCTCAATGCAATGAAAAATAATGATGTGTTAGCTGAAGAG ATTTCAGAGCGTGATGAAGGTGCTCTCAAGTTTCTTAAAGATATCAAGTGGAGCAGGATAGAAAATCCTAAAGGGTTCAAGCTTGATTTCTTCTTTGATACCAATCCTTACTTTTCAAATACCGTCttgacaaaaacatatcatatgATTGATGAGGATGAACCTATATTGGAGAAAGCAATTGG gacGGAAATTGAATGGTACCCGGGAAAATGCTTGACTCAGAAGGTTTTGAAGAAGAAGCCTAAGAAGGGTTCAAAGAATGCTAAACCAATTACCAAAACTGAAAGCTGTGAAAGcttcttcaattttttcaaaCCACCAGAAGTCCCTGAAGATGATGCTGACATTGATGAAGATTTG GCTGAAGAACTTCAGAATCAGATGGAACAAGATTATGACATTGG GTCAACATTAAGAGATAAAATTATCCCTCATGCTGTATCATGGTTTACTGGGGAGGCCGCTCAGGGAGATGAGTTTGAAGACCTGGAGGATGATGAGGACGAAGAGGAAGATGAGGACGAAGATGAGGACGAAGAGGATGACGAGGACGAAGACGATGAAGAGGAGGATGACACTAAGACTAAAAAGAAG AAGAGTGGTAAGGCACAGGCtggtgatggtgatggtgaGCGACCTCCAGAGTGCAAGCAGCAGTAA
- the SNAP-1 gene encoding nucleosome assembly protein 1 isoform X1 — translation MTNDNIAVTDLTSALNEENRADLVNALKSKIQSLAGAHSDVLETLSPNVRKRVESLREIQGKHDELEADFLKEREALEAKYQKLYQPLYTKRYEIVNGVTEVEGAANESTDESEENKEKGVPSFWLNAMKNNDVLAEEISERDEGALKFLKDIKWSRIENPKGFKLDFFFDTNPYFSNTVLTKTYHMIDEDEPILEKAIGTEIEWYPGKCLTQKVLKKKPKKGSKNAKPITKTESCESFFNFFKPPEVPEDDADIDEDLAEELQNQMEQDYDIGSTLRDKIIPHAVSWFTGEAAQGDEFEDLEDDEDEEEDEDEDEDEEDDEDEDDEEEDDTKTKKKLSAVKKSGKAQAGDGDGERPPECKQQ, via the exons ATGACCAACGACAACATCGCCGTGACAGATCTCACTTCTG CCCTCAATGAAGAGAATCGCGCCGACCTAGTCAATGCTCTCAAG AGCAAGATTCAGAGTCTGGCTGGGGCGCATTCTGATGTTCTAGAGACTCTATCCCCGAATGTCAGGAAGCGTGTTGAATCTCTTAGAGAAATTCAG GGTAAACATGATGAACTAGAGGCAGACTTCTTGAAGGAGAGAGAAGCTCTTGAAGCAAAGTACCAAAAACTGTATCAGCCATTGTACACAAAG CGCTATGAAATTGTAAATGGTGTTACTGAAGTGGAAGGGGCAGCAAATGAATCAACAGATGAATCAGAAGAGAATAAAG AGAAAGGAGTGCCTTCTTTTTGGCTCAATGCAATGAAAAATAATGATGTGTTAGCTGAAGAG ATTTCAGAGCGTGATGAAGGTGCTCTCAAGTTTCTTAAAGATATCAAGTGGAGCAGGATAGAAAATCCTAAAGGGTTCAAGCTTGATTTCTTCTTTGATACCAATCCTTACTTTTCAAATACCGTCttgacaaaaacatatcatatgATTGATGAGGATGAACCTATATTGGAGAAAGCAATTGG gacGGAAATTGAATGGTACCCGGGAAAATGCTTGACTCAGAAGGTTTTGAAGAAGAAGCCTAAGAAGGGTTCAAAGAATGCTAAACCAATTACCAAAACTGAAAGCTGTGAAAGcttcttcaattttttcaaaCCACCAGAAGTCCCTGAAGATGATGCTGACATTGATGAAGATTTG GCTGAAGAACTTCAGAATCAGATGGAACAAGATTATGACATTGG GTCAACATTAAGAGATAAAATTATCCCTCATGCTGTATCATGGTTTACTGGGGAGGCCGCTCAGGGAGATGAGTTTGAAGACCTGGAGGATGATGAGGACGAAGAGGAAGATGAGGACGAAGATGAGGACGAAGAGGATGACGAGGACGAAGACGATGAAGAGGAGGATGACACTAAGACTAAAAAGAAG TTATCTGCTGTTAAG AAGAGTGGTAAGGCACAGGCtggtgatggtgatggtgaGCGACCTCCAGAGTGCAAGCAGCAGTAA